The window acctttgcataGCTGCCCGTTTTGCATTGCGTGGTTATTTACAGAGATTTCTGAAGGAATTTGTGGTTAATATCTTACAGCTGGTAACACACTATTTGTCCttaacctttccatagaaccccactttaacAGATCTGAACGGTTTCTTTAATTAGCAAAATGTTTATTCAACATACCCAAGATCGGAGGTATGTTTATATAGGATGTGCTGTATGTTGCATTAATTCttaacagattatttttgtgcaaaaactgaaaattgaaCATATTTTTGTCCATGAAAGCTAAGCTAAGTGCTTTCAGCTTCCAGTTGTACTGTACAGATGTGGCAGTGGTACCAGATTATGGAAAGGTCTTTTTGACCTGAGATGTACTGATTTAATTGGGCAATATTTGCAGGTTGTAAAAAATTGTCAGTCGGTCATGTCTATGCATACTTAACAGATTACTAAATaggaagatgcagcagcagctacttCAAGCCCactatttagtttttatttatttatttattgaagcaGGACTGCTCATCTctacatattatttttaagcGTCCAAGTCTTTCTAAGTGTTATTAAACACATGTTTATTGAagctgagcaaaaacattttattctttgtaatgGTAGCTCAGTGGAGCTGTTGTCTCCCAGCGAGAAGGTTGCAGTTTCACCTCtctgcctggggcctttctgggtggagtttacatgttctccctctaCACGCTTtgagttttctctgggtactcctATTTCCTCCCGcagaccaaaaccatgcatgttaggttcactgctAACTCAAAATTATCCCTAGGCTTGTCtcaatgtgtccctgtgatggacctgtgacctgtccagggtgtcccccgcctctcgcacactgactgctggagataaggaCCAGCTCCCGGCAACATATTGGTCGATCTCTACTTTTCATTATAATGGTTTTCTTTTCCATTCATAGTTTTGTATGACTGtatgtgttcctttttttatttgatactTTCTGTTTCTTGCTCAAACCTGTTTGCTTGGGCTGAGTACTGTAAATGAGCCAGAACAAATTCCTAGCTCAGAGCACGAGGATTGCGTTTACCTCATCTTCTCATATCTTAAATATGTGGCCACGCTGACGGCAACGGTGACATCACTGTGGTTTGACTGAAACCGCTCCAGATTTCTTCTCTCAAACATTACTTTCTGACCCTCCTCATTTTCTCATCCTCATTCCAGacctcagttttttatttatttatttttttgtcttccttttttatgtcttttgtcttcaagagagaaaaggaggacTTCCCTGTGGATGTGGCTGAAGTCCGTCTGGTGCCTGTtgctcctccttcctcccaGCTGGACACCAGGGACAAGCTCCTGCACCTCCACTCTGCTTTGCTGCAGTGCCACACCTTGCTGGAAAGAGCCATAACCAAAGAAGACGAGATGCTGGGCGGTGGGGAGAAAGGTAAGTACGAGAAACAGAGGGAGATGGTGAAGAACAGACTGTCGCACCTCATAATCAGCACTGGAGAGCTGCTCAAAGCTGCAGACGGTTCCCCCATCCTGATTCCACACTCGGACGACCCAGAGGTAGGTGTTCATGATGAcaggggtgttttttttgtttttttttaaagtttaaaagctgGATAACAACCCGAGGAGGAACCATTCTCACCTTCTCATTCGCAGCCAAGAAGCCCGACCGTTCTGTTTAAGCTGAAGCTTTGGATTTACCAGATCTACAAAGAAGTGGACCACTGGACCAAGGCCGTCATTGCCACCCTGAAAGAGCTGCCAGCCGAGACGGACAGAAAACGAAAGAGGATAATGCCAGCGACGAGGAGCGCGAGGATCACAAGGAGCATGAGGAGATGAGATGGAGACATGGGAGAGCACGTGTGGGTGATTAAAGAACAATgcaagaggggaaaaaaaacgagTTGCAGGAAATCTAAACGGGCTGGGTCAAGGACAGGATGAGAGTGTAGCACGCTTGGTCACCCAGGaccagagagaaacagaaaaagataatATTTGTCTGAAAAAGACACCGATCACTGCTGAAACAGAGGGAATTTATTTCTGGataccttttttaaagaaaaaaaagcaataaaaataaaaaaaaaaggaaaaagttaattttagatATGTGAGTTTAACAcatctatttatttaattaaaatctaacaaGTATTCAGAGTTTTAaggaagtttttctttcttttgggggggggaaaataaaaaggatgttttaaCTTCCCATTTCCTCCTGTTTAAAGTTAACATTATGTTGCCTCTGACAGTTTTACTGCTGTATCACAGTTGTTGAGCGATGAGGCAAGTTAACCGAGAGTTATGTGTAGAAATGTTGCAGCACCCTCTACTGTACAAAGAGGTGTATAACACCGGGCCGTTACTTTTACTCTTGaagtttcttcattttctttactcatgAGCTCAAACTATTCtttcttagtttattttgttacatGTTTAATAACTATGAAACCGTTAAAGGGGAATGTAAAGGAAACGCAATGTAAACAGGAAGAGTCTGCAAAAAGgtaatgcttttaaaatattttaatagaACCGCAATAAAGGTAAAAAGTAAAGTtacttaaaacaacagaaaattcTATTTATCAGAATATTCTGCTGCATAGAGGCATATGAAGATCAAATGCCAcatataaaaaatgttgaagTCCGCTTTAATCAGTAAATGTTCAATGATATATCTGCTGAGCAACTGAAATGATCAACGGAGCAATTAGATGAACTGCAGCTCCATATGGGAAGTTAATCAGAGACGAGTCTTAGGAGCTGCTCTCACCTGCCGGCCTTATCTGAGCTGAAGTTCTAATTAAATTAGCCTCCGCCAAAGACTCggattgtctttaaaaatgcatgaaGCTTCAGCGTACCTGAAAAGTCGAGATGTGAATGGGACCGAATCCACTTCACTGCACACCTGACGAGAATTAAGATCAATAGAGTGGACTAACACAAAGCAGACAGAGAGATGATTGAAGGACAGCCACAGCGACAGGTTTCTTTAAGGGAAATCACCGAAAACTTGGGGAccaatattatttaaattttgttacgtgatttaaaaaaaaaatttttttaaagctgtttttgttaaatgatcAGAGGCTGGTAGGTGCACTGGATGTTTGAGTGTTTCAGTAATACAAGGAGCTCCAGACTACTTCAGAGTCTCGTTCATTTCCAGAAAGTAACTCGAATAGGTCTGAGTCACCGTCGTGAATTTAAAACTGGCTGCATTTTTTGGGCCAATTGGAAACAAAATCTACACTGAAATACAGCTTGTATGTGTCATTGTTCACTCATAGGTTGTACTAAACCGTTTGTttcctgctgttgttttttcataTCAACTCTGGCCtgatctgtgttttctttgtgttttaacacttttctctttttatttattatttaatgccTAGTTCACCGTGCTCTGTCTGTTGACTGGGGAGAGATTGGAATGACTTTGATACATTTTGAGCATTTAATAAATGGCTGAGGAttgggacttttattttaaaacatcaagtTTTGTGTAAAGATGTTTGACCTCCCTTCAACCAAGTGTAATAATCCTGTTTCTGTAGCTGTCTTTTGCTGTATATTTCTAACAGGGCAACAACAATCCAGGTCACCCcagaggtttcttttttttttctctctgtgcgACATTTTAACCTTGCAGATTTTCATTGtgtcaacacagaaacaagccACGAAACcccagatttatttttcctctggGCAGTAAAATTAATTTGGAAGTCCTAGAGTCAGATTGGAGCCCAGCTTTCAGCTTGTCTGATCAAAACCTAAGAGTCtgaaataaaagtagcattcctGGAAAAGATTTTGTATCGCCAGCCTAAGGTCGTAAACACAGATCTTAGGCAGTCCGTTAGCACTCAGGGTATGTGtggaggatcagtctcagctactcccacacagAACTTGAGCTCAGTATCTACAAAATAAGGtctaatcatttttgtttgctgaggtctgatcatcttgaatcaaactgactTCAAAGGTTAGACAGAAGTAGAGGTACATCTgaagagtttcattgaaatccatgaAGTAttttgacagacagacaggcgattacatgatcacctgcctttcatggcatcGTGTAGTAACAAAGTGTTGCTATGAAGAAAAACATACTTGGGTTGGTTCAGACATTTAAACCTGTTAATGTTCTTTTACATTAGAAACTATACAGACAGCTCATTTAGTGGCACATATGgaaaaagctattttaaaaaatatatatatattttatctgCACCAAAATGTATTTGTACTAACATTAGATTTTCATTTAGAAGAATGGGTTTAATGTTGTGACTTATAGgggaacaaattaaaaatgatatatatttttccaGAAATTCTAATTCTAAAATTCTAAATATgatagttttgttatttattcttAGGGTGTGAGTAATGCAGATTGCAAGTTTCCTTATAAGTTGCATTAGATTTTTGCCAGTCTGACAGGTGGAGGCTTTGAATGCAAGTTTCTCCTGAGCTCAGAAGTTTCCTGTATTAGTaaatgtgtgattaaaaaaaccaaCCATGTCACATCAATCTGTACAGGGAAACCTGAACATCCATAAGGGGTTACACAGGCACATTTTGAACAGATGACCTCTCACGTCAAAGTTTATCTCTAAAGCACATTTGAAAACAACGTAAGTGGACCAAAGTACtctagatcagtggttcccaaagttggggtcgggacccctctttgggtcatgaaacatcaaCTGAGGGTCCACATAATCTCCACAAACCAagtcaaatgtaaacaaaaagctggtaatagtattttttacaaaaatattctaaaaaaaaaaaatattacaaatgaTTGAAAATAGAATTGTAGAATTGTAttgtactgttttattttgtcattatgCCCTTTATGATAAGATTTGTATACTTAAACCAGTTATATTAGGGGTCACAAGCCTCTGAAACTGTTACTTTGTGGGTCgtaagctgaaaagtttgggaaccactgccctAGATGgcgtaaaataaaatactatattaacaataaatatgaaCTAGAATTCAGACATTCTGTGGGTAAAAGCCAGTGAGAATAAATGGGTTTCAAAGCAGcgattttaaaatgatcaacgGTCTGAGCAGATTAGCAGCCACcactaaaataaaagtgctcTGTCACCTTTGTCTTTTAGCCTGGATTTGGTTGGGAGTGTCCAAAAGCTACCGACGTGTGGAGCTCAGTGTTCCAGCCCAAACACTGAGCTCCAACAAACGTTCAGGCAGATAAAGTGGTGCCGTACCTTCAGGACTTCAAAAAGCCAGCAGTAGAGTTGGAAACTGGAAGCTCAAAGAGTGATCTGTTTGTGTCCGGTCAGAGGTTAGGCTGCTGCGGTCTGAACATCCTGCAGATCAAAACCAACGCAGAAAAGATTGCAGTAATCTGACCATTCTGTAATTAAAGACCTGAATGACTGCCTCAGAGCCACTTAGCAGAATATAGATCTTTACGCCTCAGTTGGAAAACAGATCATATTGACAACTGAGCTAATCTGTTGATCAAATTTAAACCCACAGTTAAAAACTGCAGGAGACAAGAAGAGTTTATTAAGCCACTATTACTGTCGTAACTAAAGATGTAACTGGTAATTTTGTTCTCCTGATTCTCTGAAAGTGACTCGTCGTGTCAGCTCTTCAGTGTTTTAAGTTACCGATACTGGTGAGACAGTTTAAGCTTTGGATCATTTTGTTTCACACAAGTAGGAGTATTCACAGAGTCTTGCAAATTAATCAATATATTAAATCTGTCATTAGGAAGTAACTCTGCCTTTACCGGACGTTTAACTAGTTTTCTTTCTTGATTAATATTTTCGTTACTTTACTGTAAACggattttcttgtttattgttggtgaaataaactgaacttgGCCATCCTTATTGAGTATTTTGGTACATTAAAGTTTACACAGCATTTTTCTCAGATAAAACTCGCAAAGTGCTTTAGAATAAATTACACAATAAAATTGACAACAATTCAtcaacaaactgtaaaatagaCCAACAAAACTAATACTCATTAAAGAATCTTAACTAAAACCTTGACTTAATTGAAGACCTGGCATTCCTCATACTGTACATACAGACATTATACATGCCTGCATATCGCCTGCTTCCTGTCAAGCTAGTTTAAATCTACGATCAACGTAAATGGGAGAAATGAGAGAGTTGAAGCCGTTTTGTCAAACCTCATAACTTGATGTGCAGTCTCATGCAGCACTGGGAGATGTCACACACAGAGTGTGTATGAACGACTCGTCTTCTgtcacgtcaaattttagctcagtatctgtaaaaccgactgagttggaaccatttttgtgttggctaatgttgaccagctgtggcgaccatcgtGAATGGGGCTGACTCCAGTCATTAACTGGTTGTAGAGGTGTATCGAGAAATTAGTTTCTGGGAGGTTTGTTCAAATCTAACCAGctgttcgtgagatattttgctaacagacatacagagttgactctaaatagtCAACGGCGAAATTTCGTGCTATCTGGTAgcgctcagaatgtgtgttgagGATTAATATCAGCTACCGCACAGAACGTTaaatcagtatctgtaaaactgattgagtt of the Kryptolebias marmoratus isolate JLee-2015 linkage group LG3, ASM164957v2, whole genome shotgun sequence genome contains:
- the cntf gene encoding ciliary neurotrophic factor isoform X2, whose protein sequence is MAGTRTRAAAVAALLQEECSNLLALYREKEDFPVDVAEVRLVPVAPPSSQLDTRDKLLHLHSALLQCHTLLERAITKEDEMLGGGEKGKYEKQREMVKNRLSHLIISTGELLKAADGSPILIPHSDDPEPRSPTVLFKLKLWIYQIYKEVDHWTKAVIATLKELPAETDRKRKRIMPATRSARITRSMRR
- the cntf gene encoding ciliary neurotrophic factor isoform X1; the encoded protein is MAGTRTRAAAVAALLQEECSNLLALYREKEDFPVDVAEVRLVPVAPPSSQLDTRDKLLHLHSALLQCHTLLERAITKEDEMLGGGEKGKYEKQREMVKNRLSHLIISTGELLKAADGSPILIPHSDDPEEPFSPSHSQPRSPTVLFKLKLWIYQIYKEVDHWTKAVIATLKELPAETDRKRKRIMPATRSARITRSMRR